Genomic window (Acinonyx jubatus isolate Ajub_Pintada_27869175 chromosome B1, VMU_Ajub_asm_v1.0, whole genome shotgun sequence):
GtcccagccctgtgtcaggctctgcgctggcagtgcagagcctgcttgggattctctctccctctctccctctctgccccttctctattctctttctcaaaataaacatacttaaaaaaaaaaaaaaaacttttttcaaaactgaaatagcATCCTCCTATACAAGGTTTTATTTAGGCAAATATGAAATTATGCCTGTGAAATTGCTGGGATGCTCTCCACGATACCTAAAAATAATATGTCCACGTATCAAGGGCTGTTCTGAATGACAACTGTGATTTCCTTGCTCCTGGCCTGTTTATGGTTGGTTTAAAGTGATGAGTTTCAGGGGggctgaatttaaaaatgtttccagtttAGGCTTGTGATTTCCCAGTTCTGTTGGATGACGTTTTACTGTCAACGTGTGTGTAAGAAAGAATGTCAAGATTTAACATAAAATTGCCAAGAATAAGTGTGAAAGAGCTTAACTAAGCCTTAAGTTCATGTATTAATCATgctttgtgatttcctttttttccctttagtgttGCCCAGAATATCAGAGTATTGGAAGCAACCATTTTTTGGGATCCTACACCTACTGTGGTGGTGGATTAAAAAGGAGGACGCAGTATGCGCCCAAGAAGTAACTGTTTCTCTGCCGAtcacaaaatgaaatgaaggatGGCCCCTAAGGATTTTATCATGTGAAGTCTCTCTGGATTTCTCTTTTCAGAAATGCAGATAAAGAAGATGAAGGATATCGGACAGCAGTTATATACCACACAAGTGAACGACGCACAGAATTCCTTGACCATGTCACCCAAACAGCCTAATGCTAATAGAGCGACTCGACCAGACAGACCAGAAGCGCAGGCTCTGTTATGTCAAGGCTCAGAGGCGGAGGCTGCCGTGATGACGGTTGCTACGTGTGTAAAGTGCAAAAGTGTCCACAGAATCCCGCTTCGAGATCCGAAGAAGGGTACTGGGCAAAGCCAAAAGGACGACAAGTATGTTTGCTTCACATGCAACCTTGGCATGGcttcttcccattttcattttgtgaacaGTAATCCCAGTGCAGCTCATGTAGGAAATAAAGCTGAGACCATCTCAGGTTCCGTCAGTAACAAATTTAAGGTAAGGAACTTTAAGCCCGGCAAATACTATTGTGATAAATGTCGATTTTCCACAAAGGACCCTCTGCAGTACAAAAAGCACACGCTTCAACATGAAGAGATTAAATTCATCTGTTCTCACTGCAGCTACATTTCCTACACAAAAGGGGAGTTTCAGAGGCACTTGGTGAAACACACGGGCATATTCCCTTACCAGTGCGAGTACTGCGACTATGGCGCTATCAGAAACGACTACATCGTCAAACACAGGAGGAGAGTGCACGAGAGGGCCGGTGGAAAGCGGCCGCCCAAAACCGTAGCCAAGCTGGAGCCGAAAAGAGCCGGCGCATCCAAACAAAACGCAGAGCTTTTAAAAGCTCCCGGTCCGAGGACTGCGTTTCAAAATCGGTTGTCGGATCAACTCTCAAGGTTCTCCCTCCATACAAATAAGGACAAAATGCACAATATCATGTTGCTGCCTGAATCCAAGGAACACCAGAAAGATGTAGTGTGTGTTCCGAATAAAGTGACCTTGTCGGAGCCAAACGAGGTCAGTCTGTTTGAGAACAAAAGCGTGGAGGTGGAAGTGCTGTCCCCTGCAAAAGAGCCCGTGCAGCCGGGAATGCCCTTAACAGTCGTGGCACCGGCGGAATTAGTTGTCCCTGCAAACTGTCTAGCCCAGTTGATGGATGTGAAGGTTGTCAATGGAACCCAGCAGCTCGTCCTGAAACTGTTTCCTCTGGAAGAAGGTAACCGCCCTGAAGCCAgcggggctgagggagggagttCTGAGCGTGTGACTAGCGAAAAGGGTTCAACCGAACGGGAAAAAATGGCTTCTGCAGGACATACAAAGCCACCGCCAATTGAAGGGAATGTCGGAAAACTCGCAGGCTTTGATAATCTCCATTCTGCGGTTcagaaacaacttaaaaatatgaagtgGGTGAGGTCTTACGACTTTTTCCTGTCAGATTCTCGTGTGCACAACCGTGGGGAATCCCTCCTCAACCCAGATACAGTGGAggatttccagaaaaaaagtaGCATGTATCCACATAGACCGGCCCTTccgtctctctccttcaaaggtCATTCTCCATCAGCTATAGTAAAACACAGTGTTTTACATGGTCTCAGAACTGCATCAAGCCCGTTTCCACATAAAGCTGCTGTTTCTTTTACTGAGGATAGAAGACATTTACACAGCGACTCACACTCGTTCTTCCCTCTTGCTGCACCACCTGCAGCTGTGTCCTCTGGAGACCAGGGCTTGTTGCCTGTGAGCACAAATCACTTGGAATCTAGAAATGAGATCAGTGTTCCTGCAAAAATGGCTCCCTCCCACAGGAAGCTGAAGGACAAGCAGACAGAGGAACACAAGGCAGGTTCAAATACAGGCCAGATTGCCTCTCAACGCAAAAGGGAGTATTTACACCTAAGTATACCTGGAGAAGATAGCATCAGGGCTCTGCCGCCTGGGGAGGAACCCCTGGAACTAAAGAATCCAGAAAGGACTAAAGACTCTTTCGATGGCCCGGTCATCTCGTCAGTATTTTCTCTGAGCTCTGGGTCCGAAAATGTCCCTGAAGGTGTTAAATGGAATAGTTCCACGTCCAAAATAAAGTCAATTGAACTCTTGCGCAGAAAGATAGCTCAGTTAATTGAATCCTGTGGCAAGCCTTCATCTTTGTCTGCAAATAATGCACATCGCCGTTCTGTAGGGCAGGCCTCGAAGGGAACCTCGAAAGCTGCTCCTGAAAGTATTCACGAAATTAACGTGTCGTTTACTGGCACCGGCTATTCCACAGGCACGCTCCCCAAACCTCAGGATGACGGCGCTATTAATGGACAGCTTACTCATCAGCAAATGTATCCACAGTTTATGGAAGACAGCAATGGGAAAACTGAAAGCAGAGTGACCAGGAAGGCCCATGTTGCTACTCCAGTATTGATCCCCAAAGGGGCTGTGTTGAGGGTTCTTAATTCTTCTGAGGATGCCCACATTATAGAGGCTACGTGTGAAGCACCCGTCAGTATACCTTGCAGTGAGACACAGTTAATAAAACCCATTCCGCTCTGCCCAGTGAGACAGACAGACTCAGACTTACAGTCTTTGACAAGTAAAAGTGGGCCAGTAGATGTGTCCCAAAATCTTGATATACCTCTTCGGCCAAAACCAAGGAAAGAGAGTGCTACTTGTAGCACCATGCCTAAAAAAACTGGCCCCCTACACAGTCACCAAGGAAGCAGTGAACCAAGTAAGCAAGGGAAACTGCTCCCCAGAAGTCTTcctataagtaaaaataaaaccaaacaagtgAACTCAtccaagaagaaaaccaaaatccaGGCTGACCCCAGCCGCTATCTCAAGGATCCTTCAATTTTTCAGGTCACAAGACAACTTCGACTGATAGCAGCTAAACCAGACCAGTTGATTAAATGCCCCCGTCGGAACCAGCCTGTCATTGTGTTAAACCATCCTGACGTTGACTCACCAGAAGTGACCAATGTGATGAAGGTAATAAACAAGTACAAAGGCAACGTCCTCAAAGTCGTCTTATCAGAGAGGACTAGGTGTCAGCTAGGCATCAGACGGCATCACGTCCGCCTGACCTACCAGAATGTGGAGGAAGCCAATCAGATAAAAAGGCAAATGATgttgaaaatgaaacttaaaaaagttcATAAAAACAACTACCAGGTGGTGGATTCCTTGCCTGATGACTCATCCCAGTGTATATTTAAGTGCTGGTTTTGTGGGCGGCTGTATGAAGACCAGGAAGAGTGGATGAGTCATGGCCAACGGCATTTGATAGAAGCTACTAGAGATTGGGATGTTCTTTCCTCCAAAGGCAAATAAGTAAAAAGTGGTCTTTGaagcaaattgtttttcttacttttagtttattctagtttgttttttttttttttctcctccctgacTCAGTAGGAGAAATAGAGATTGTAGGGATGAGAGAGTCATCAATTCTTCAGAACTCTTGTAGAAATGTTGAGAGCCAGGAGTCTTAACCCGAGATAAGTGACTGGAACTTGGAATGTGTTTGAGGCCCCTGAAATTACGCACAAATCCACGTACAGGCGTTTTCCTGGAGAGAAGTGAAACTTGCAGATTTCCACTGGGATCTGAGACTGCTTTGTGTAGCACCCCTTTTACCGAGTAGATACAAATTTGTTGTAATCTATTCAAAAGGGTGAGTTTAGAGTGTTTTACACATGCTACTGAGGGATTAAGCCCAGATGGTGGTGTGCACAGCCATCCCGTCATTAAGTCATGTGCTATTTGGTGCATAATGGAAATTAAACTTTCTACTTTGTTACCTTAAATTCGGTTATAGAAAAATGGCTATTCTTTTAAATTCCTCACCCCCTCTGTAGTACTTGTGTCGTTTACAGCACAGAGCACTGTGCTGCTGTTGGCCATTTTAAAGGATGATTCCAAGGTTTGCCTGAATCTACTCCAGTAGACGTTAGGGGAGGAAGGAAACATTTCCaaacctttgctttctttttctttttaaacatcctGGTTTGCGACAGTTGAGGAGGGAATGtgcctttttcaaaaaaaaaaaaaaaagtcacagaaaagatCTAGAACGAAGGCTGCTGTTTGCCCTTAACCACCCTCACAAACATAAGCCgatttaaaatgtgaatgaacAGGCGTCTTGTGACATAGGTGACACTGGGGAAGACCATGCAAGGTAGGGTGATGCAGGTAGTTATGACTTTTAACGTGACTATCAGTTTTCGTCTGAGAACTCACGGGCGAAACCACGGGCAAAGCCTGCACACACTTCCTCCACAgacactgcccccctccccagctcatatcCTGCTCTCCCTTTGCCAACTTCCTGAACAGACCCTCCTACGGAATAGGATGCTTCCCTGCTCACCTCCTGTCCCCTTCCTTTTGTGCCTTTGAGGCCCCTTAAGGCTTTCCCTCGTGAAAATGCTAAAAACAAGCAAGAATCAGCAAAAGGGAAGCATCTCACCATCTTTGTTGAGGTTATAGGAAAAGTATGCCTGGTTTTCAACGGTCATGGCGACGTTGTCCCTCTCACCCACCTTTCCGAGGTAGTAATTCTCAAGAACATCTACCGCTGTCTCCACCGACAAAGGCCAGGACCACGGCTGGTCCACACAGCACCTCCGTGTGCGTTAGGAAGAGTTCCTCCCAGATAGATGGCCTGGCAGATGGAGCTTGGACTGGATTTATTACTCACTTGCCCGCTCAGGCACCAACCATCACACAGAACCCTAAAGGGACGACCACAAGGCAGCCCCACCTccgtgtttttcttccttttaagccTGCTCTTTCCTTAGGGAATTGGTTAGTGCAGTAAATGAAATGGGGGGCCGTTTTGTCTGCAAAAGACTTGAGTGAGATTTCCATTGTGTTGGTTAGTCGGAActttacgatttttttttttacatgtgtgaAAGATTATCTTCTGATGTGGGATGGTAATTCTTTGTAGTTCTCAAGTGAAATGTAGATCAACATTTCTTATGTATAATTGAATACATAATCATTAAGTTGACTAATtggttaatttttattgaaatttaaaacttgggttttttttatatgtgtatatatgcttgtgtgtacacatataaatattttttaccatATAAAAACTGCAGtagctgattttctgttttcctattttataacaaaattatgTGGGCTGGAGAAATAGAAGACGTTTTATATTCTAGAAATTATTTTGGAAGCACATTTTTATAATGGTGTGGTCTCATTTTTAGCAAATGAAAGCACAAGTGATGAGTCTGATTTATATGAACAAATAGAGGTAGAAACCGCTGAGGATCATTTCATGACAGTATTTCCTCCCCCGTGCATTTCCAGTTGGTGCTTTCTGGGAAATGGACCCTGTGTACCGCTCACTTTTCCACCCAGAGGAGAGGATTCTGCAGTGTCAGCCATGTGTAGATGTGTACCTGCCAGGAGCTAGAAGGCTCCTAAGATGTTGAGAGAAGAAaaggctgtgatttttttttttcctccttctataCCTCACTGCTTAGTAGCATCTTTCTTGAGAGGCTAGACCGTGACCTTTCAGGAAAGATGACCATGAATCAGGTCAGAGTGTTAAGTGtcaacatgaaatatttatactTCGCAGCACCAACTGTTTTTCAAGTATTACCTAAAACTCAGCTTATGTACTCGTATGGAGCTAAATTTTATGAGTAGACTGTGTAGCTAAGCTTTTTGGGGGATTTCTGGAACTACAGTACTTTTTAAGGAATTGAGAGGGCTCCTGAAagtcataaaaaatgagaaagcaaaacatGTCTGTCCTCCCGATATAAAGAACTTTATTTAGCAGATAGCTTGTTAACATGTAGGCAAATGTCATGAAATAAATACTTCTAACAAAATTGGACAAGGTAGGGGCAGAACTGTGCTGAGTATTTATGGACTCCTACCTTGATTTTGAAGGACCTGTACTCATGAAATTTTGTTAATAGTGTTTaccaataaaatcattttaaacacTTCTTAAGGTAGCGTTTCTTAACTTTTGGGGGTCAGAAATGAGATGATCTTATTATAGTTATGATATGACAAAGtgaaaatttctcaaaaatgacCTCACAGTCTCGTAGATCATATTTTACCCCAATTTTTATCCCCAGCCCCAAACATTTTGTGACCCTACTATGGGCCAAGTGCTATTTGTTAAACTAAGCTGAACACAGTATATTAACCCTAAAAAGCTCCATCCCGTTTCTTCACGACCTACTAAATAAACCATCCCAGAAAATGAGGATGTGATGTGGCTCGGCCTTTGGAATCGTTTTTGAATGTGTAAATGTCAGTAtgagcagaaaacaaaatattgcaTAACACGTTTTAAGCATTATTGTAAGTCCCGCGTTAACAGTTCTGTGTCTGCTGCTCTAGTTTTGAAACACATTTGTATATAGATAGAGACGTTGGCgtcatttttgttaaataaaacaacTGTAAAATGTTCTCTGCCCTTTCATTTCACTGTTCGGCGGGGAGGGCCGTGTATTACATCACCTCGTGTGATCTGTTTCTGAAACACTGAAAGGCATCGTCCTATACAGCTCAGGTGCCTTGAGTCCCACCGGGGTGTGTTCCGAATTAGGTAACACCACTGGTTCACCCGGCACACCCGGAGATGAACACCCCAGGCTGCTTTTTTGGTTTGCGCTGCCCTAAATTCATGCTGCTTTGGGCAGCAGTAACAGTTTTCATCCCGTGGTCTGTGGCCTCTTTGGAGGTGGTCTGTGGCCACCGAACCTGCCCTGTGTGTCTGGCCTCTGCTGGgaggggttggggcggggggagctccCCAGCATTTGAAGAGCCTGCTGGACCACGTGGGCACGGCACTGTTGACACCATCCATAAACACCCTTGCGTCTGATTGCACGCGTACCTGGGCGGAGAAGGGATGAGGCTATTTGGAGGGGAACTTGATTCCCGCATCTCATTCCACGGAGTCAACGAGGGAAAAGAAATGGGACCTGAGACCGTAAAGAGACGTGAATTGCTTCAATTCAAGAATTTGCCGATTTCACCTGTTAGCGGAGATGAGTCGTCATCCTCCCATCCTACAGATCTGGTCTAATAAGTGGTCACCTTTGGTTAGGGGGAAGTGAAAATCAAATAAGGCAGTGGAAGCCTCTGGGGGGATTTGTATTGGGTGTGGACTGCCAGGGGTGGCTGCGGTGTGACCGGAGTAGGGGGCTGGGCGGGAGCTGACATCAAGGCCAGAAAGTTAGGGAGTGGCAGTCACCAAGCCACGTTTTATTGGGAAGAGAACTTCAGCTCAAGAAAGATGAATGTGTACGTGAAGGTGAGGGAAGTAATGTGCAAGATGGTGGTGTGGCAGGAAGCACCCTGGCATCTATCAAGCTCTTTTGCTTTGCACACGTAGAGCTCTTTGCTGCCACAGGTTACATCCAATATGAATTGACTTCTTAAGGCTCTAGCACGTATCAGACACGTCGGTTGCATTGAACTACCGTTCTGAGGAATGTAGTCTTAGTctagagcagtgctgtccaaCAGGAACATAATGTGAGCCAAAACGTAATCTGAACTTTCCAGTAGCCAcatttgggagagaaaaaagaacggGTGAAGTTAAATGCTTTATTTCACCCGATACACctaaaatactgaaacatttctggggcacctgggtggctcagtcggtgaggcatcctacttcagctcgggtcatgatctctcatggctcaggagttcgagccccact
Coding sequences:
- the ZNF518B gene encoding zinc finger protein 518B gives rise to the protein MQIKKMKDIGQQLYTTQVNDAQNSLTMSPKQPNANRATRPDRPEAQALLCQGSEAEAAVMTVATCVKCKSVHRIPLRDPKKGTGQSQKDDKYVCFTCNLGMASSHFHFVNSNPSAAHVGNKAETISGSVSNKFKVRNFKPGKYYCDKCRFSTKDPLQYKKHTLQHEEIKFICSHCSYISYTKGEFQRHLVKHTGIFPYQCEYCDYGAIRNDYIVKHRRRVHERAGGKRPPKTVAKLEPKRAGASKQNAELLKAPGPRTAFQNRLSDQLSRFSLHTNKDKMHNIMLLPESKEHQKDVVCVPNKVTLSEPNEVSLFENKSVEVEVLSPAKEPVQPGMPLTVVAPAELVVPANCLAQLMDVKVVNGTQQLVLKLFPLEEGNRPEASGAEGGSSERVTSEKGSTEREKMASAGHTKPPPIEGNVGKLAGFDNLHSAVQKQLKNMKWVRSYDFFLSDSRVHNRGESLLNPDTVEDFQKKSSMYPHRPALPSLSFKGHSPSAIVKHSVLHGLRTASSPFPHKAAVSFTEDRRHLHSDSHSFFPLAAPPAAVSSGDQGLLPVSTNHLESRNEISVPAKMAPSHRKLKDKQTEEHKAGSNTGQIASQRKREYLHLSIPGEDSIRALPPGEEPLELKNPERTKDSFDGPVISSVFSLSSGSENVPEGVKWNSSTSKIKSIELLRRKIAQLIESCGKPSSLSANNAHRRSVGQASKGTSKAAPESIHEINVSFTGTGYSTGTLPKPQDDGAINGQLTHQQMYPQFMEDSNGKTESRVTRKAHVATPVLIPKGAVLRVLNSSEDAHIIEATCEAPVSIPCSETQLIKPIPLCPVRQTDSDLQSLTSKSGPVDVSQNLDIPLRPKPRKESATCSTMPKKTGPLHSHQGSSEPSKQGKLLPRSLPISKNKTKQVNSSKKKTKIQADPSRYLKDPSIFQVTRQLRLIAAKPDQLIKCPRRNQPVIVLNHPDVDSPEVTNVMKVINKYKGNVLKVVLSERTRCQLGIRRHHVRLTYQNVEEANQIKRQMMLKMKLKKVHKNNYQVVDSLPDDSSQCIFKCWFCGRLYEDQEEWMSHGQRHLIEATRDWDVLSSKGK